The Nocardia sp. NBC_00508 nucleotide sequence GCGCGGTGACGATGCCTGCTCAATGGGGAGAGTCGGTTCGCGACCGGCTTACCCATCAGGGATTGCGCGGGCCGATCGTCTGGCACCGCTCGCAGCGCTGGACCTTCTTGACGAGGGCGGAGCCACCGGAGTTGGCGGGCGACCACGTCATCGCGGCGCGGCTGATGCGGCTGAGCGCATCGATCGTCCCGGCGGGTGGTGAGATCGCGTTGCCCGGCCCGGCCGACGAGCTGGCGGGCTACCGCCGGTGGGTGGTCCCACCGCGAGATCCCGACCGCCCCAACATGACCACCGTCGTGGAGGCGCTGCTGGACTGTTCAGGAAAGGCGGTGCGCCGGTGAACGGCCGACATCGCCATCGGAGGGGTGCGCCATGACCGTGAGCGATCCGTTGCCCACCAAACATCAACTGCTGCGGGCCTGAGGGGGCAATATTGCCGATGATCATCCGCTGCTGCGCTTCGCCCATGAACTGTCCTGCCTGCACGAGCGACTCCTGTGCGCGGATCGCGACACCGCCGACGAGATCGACCTCCTGCGCGCCCGCCTGGTGCGCGATATCGACCGCTGGGTCACCGCGCAACTCCCGCCCTCGCATGGCGCGGCCTTGGTTCACACCGAGACCATCGGCGCGGTCATCGACCGTCTGGGCCAGCTCACCGCCTGCGCCTACGCCGCGCTGGCCAGCACGTCCACCAGTGAACTGGGCGATGTCTGGGAACGCCTCGCCGAGCTGGCCATTGGCTATGAGGACATGGCGGCGGAAGTGCGTGCCGGTCGGCGGCGTTTGCCCGGCGGGCCATAATTTCGTCACACGGTCCTGCCGCCACCCTCCACCGCTGCCCGATCGGCCGCGCTGGCCGCCTCACTGAACCGAGCGGTAAAGTCGGCCGCAGTCATGGGGGCGGAGGAGCCGGTCCGGCCCACGGCGGAAGCACGAGCCACCACCAGCAGTGAGGGAGCCGATAACGAACAGGGGGAACACCCTTCGAGCTGTCGATCTCGCGGTCGGTGCTGCGCGGGTGCTCGTGCCCTGCCGGGACATTTCCGACGGGACGCCGAGCGCGACCACAGGGCAGAAGACCTCCGTTGTCGCCAGCGCGTCCACCGCGCAATCGTCGCCTGTCAAAGATGCGGCACCGTGGGATCCTCGCACATCGCCAGACGGCGGGCGCGCAACCGGATTGGATCCAGCCAGGAGTTATCTCGAAACCATCTCGAATGGAACCTACGAGTTGGTTGGTACGTCCAACTCTGCAAGATCACGTGGGT carries:
- a CDS encoding DNA-directed RNA polymerase subunit beta, whose amino-acid sequence is MHAPADVIHRSHYYRRACGLPCFVDREAHRIVLRAGIPVGAVTMPAQWGESVRDRLTHQGLRGPIVWHRSQRWTFLTRAEPPELAGDHVIAARLMRLSASIVPAGGEIALPGPADELAGYRRWVVPPRDPDRPNMTTVVEALLDCSGKAVRR
- a CDS encoding DUF4254 domain-containing protein — encoded protein: MRDIDRWVTAQLPPSHGAALVHTETIGAVIDRLGQLTACAYAALASTSTSELGDVWERLAELAIGYEDMAAEVRAGRRRLPGGP